TCTCTGACATAGTAAAGACTGACTCCAGTCCTGTGCATGGAATTGAGGCCTTGAACTTCCACTCAGACTGGCACATTTTGGTGTCGTTATAGTACACGTCAACACAATTAACAACAGCACTCGAAGATATTGACTTGTCTTGTGTGACTGTGCATCCGCaggaagaggggggggggttatATTTCATGTTCCTGTGTTTCTTCTTTGACATGTACACGTGACAGCCTGCTTAAGGTGTTGTTAGTCAACGCAAATCTGTTGGTCCAGTTGACTTCAGTTGACGCAGTTCTTTCATTCTCAGGAGCTCCCTGCTTCCTTGTTGTTCCAGATATACCCGTGGAAAAGGTGCATGGCATCACAGACGGGCAGCTTTCATGTAGGTGAATCATTTTCTTGGGTGGGTCTATTCCAGAATAGTCTGAATCTGACCAGGTAAACTTCCGCTTCtagaatggaaaaaataaaaaaatttaaaaagtggcTTAACAGTAAAATGTCAGTGTCACTGATAAGAGCTTGTAAAGATGGCAATGGATAAGCGATGGATAGACAGACAAGACAGCAAGTAACATCACATTGTAATGCAAAGTACAGTGCaactgtgcaaaagtcttagATGTGTTGTTTTAGCACTTCTAAAATGACCCTATACAACTAATGTCATCAGTAGAGCAGagagacctctgccaaggctaaACTTATCAAAAGTGATAATATTTGGGGAAAAGTCAtaactgtgtttgtttgtcaatcTATTAGTGGACTACTTCATAGGTATGAAGAATGACAGAGGGTGGTGCCATTATGATTGTGGTTCAATGTCCTAATttacatcaacatttttatttttgtttgggcaaattttgttttttcccccccaaacagCACATTGTTTTAATTCCATTGTTTTTTATAGTCTCAATGCTATGAGAATAGAGTATCAGAGTAAAGATAACTATAGGGTTGCCAGTACAACAGTGGATAGATTTCTTTACAGCTTATACAGTAAAGAGTCCATGACGCTAATGTTCATGTTGTTTTATTCGTACAGCATCATCATCAATATCATGCTTCACATGAAGTTAAATATACTTAGACTGAAGTACAACAATACGTATGGTGCTCACCTTAACGGGCATGCTGAGCTGGTTTTGCCGCCAGTGAGTTATGAGTCTGGGGGTGAAGGTTTGGGCTAGCGTGACCGTGGGTTGAGGTGCCACCTGAGGGAACCACAACTTGAGCATGCCCTCTATCTGCAACAAGTTGTGGAGATATCGCTCCCTGCAAGGAAAAATAGGTATAAAGGAAAACATTAATTGCAGTGCTGCGGCTGATAGATAATTACAATCTTATTGAAGTTTACCCCATTTCAGGCCTCTGCAGAATTCCCAGAATCCTCTGCAATCTGTCCATGGCAACACTCTGCTGGAAACCAGTTAAACCTGCCGTAGGAAATTGCACATGTAAAGACGAGGAAACTGCTTTTGCAATTGGTTGACTCAAATCAGTGAGAAGCGGAATCAATTATAACAGTCATCATGCATATTTCACTTCAGcccacccccccaccaaaaaaaatacaataaaaaaatgtttttaggatACAAAATAGCATGCTAcactattgtactgtataaaacatCCCAAAAGTGCATAATTGAATAGTgtgaagaattaaacagtttttgcatcatgattaaatgttttcattcaataGACATTGtgatgctccttctggtgtgtacaTCTTGACCACTAGgggacagtataatacatatacagtacaactaaGCTCAGTACGTTGCAAGCATGTCATAATTCCAATCGTTGGTCACAACACAaggcccccaccccccccaaaaaaaagatatctaaaaaacaaaacaaaaacaaaaaattttttaaaaaaaaagtcaggtcGCTTTTAAGTCGAGCTACGACTGTAAAGTCAACCTGTCTTCAGCAATGCCCTCTAAATTCCATATATGCTACACAACCATAAGGCATAATTGAAGCTTATTGTATCATTTAACGCTGCAAAAActaaatgaatttttttggggtctgGTGCGGGCTTCAAACCTAAACCTCTGGTTCCAAAGCCAAAATCCATTCGGGTGAGGGACTGATGCTTTTGTGTTAAATGCTATGTATGTTAAAGACCTTAAAATATCTTCAATGTGTAATTGTCATGTCAATGTCATTTAAACTGACtccaataaacaaacaaacatgactGATGGGATGCAAATGCATGTTCTCTATAGCTCAAACGCATACCTTTATCAAATCTGCCAGTTTTAAGTCCGTGAAGAAGCTCCATCAGAGGACAGATGAATTTGCGTAAATCTGTACACTAGAAAATGGAGAAATACAGGTGATCACCCACTcagcagaaaacaaaaacaaactaaaacacacattttccaagCACTAACCTTCTGAGTGAAGGCGATGTCTCCTGCTGAAGGTGATGATCCCCTAGCGGGTGCACCGGGAGAAAGGTGATACCTGGTTCTACCACTAACATGTACAGTGTGGTGGGCTCTCTTAGACCTCGAGTACATCTTATCCAAGCGACCTCGGAAACATTCCTCAAAGCCTGATAAAGCCTTGCATGTGCCCAATTCCTCTTCTCCTTCTGACAAAATGTCAGCTTCATCTTCAGTCAGCTCACTCTCGCTAAGAATGTAGTTCGGGGTGGATGGGTGCAGGTCATAAGAAGGCCATTGAGAAGAAGTCCCCAATTGATTCATATCTGAAGACAAATAGCAAGAAAAAGTGaggtagggaaaaaaaatacaaaaattattgTTCCCGTTCAAATCTTGGCCAGTCTTATTTTGAAACGGAACTTATTCAATGCTTCAGGTCTTTTTCAGTCATTATTGAAGAAAATCtggcgaaaaaaaataaatatgacgcTTTGATATACACGTGCAGCAAACTTTCAGTGTCACGTTCCATGAGTCACGCTCAAATCCGTGCGCAACAGATTTTTAGAATCTATTTTAGTAGGCATATGAAAGCGAATGTCAGGCATGAACAGCAACATATACAGTTTGTGCTTTTTGGAATTTGCTTTAAAAACCGTTTACATCGCAATGGGACATTCATagcttctaaaaaaaataataataataaaaaaaaaaataaaaaaaaaaaaggcgtgaCTGATCCGAATTAAACATGCACGTATTtatttgtcaaaaacacaagagcATGGAGGAACGACGACGCATTCGTACGCGCATTGTCAACTCGAACTGAAGCTATTTATTATCATTTGAGAGTCTCACCTTGTAGCGGCCGAAGTGGTTTTCTGAAACTGTGGCTATGAACTCAAACCGATCGAGGCAGGGCCGGCGAAAGACCCGCAGCAgctaatataataatgatgcGAATTCAAACTATGGCTGGAGTATTACAGACGTCTCTCCCTCTTGTTCGTCGCGGGCGCATCTACTGACAAGTCGAATCATCATGCCCAAGTACAACTCCAGCAGCAGGGAATACACGTGCGGGATGAGTACAgacctctgattggctggtgaaTTCTGCGCCCCTTTTTCATTGGCTGGGAGGCGTGACCAATCAGCAGGCTTCCTGGACCTGATTGGCCGTAAATCCTGAAGCTGCACGTGTTGTGAGTGTGGCGGCGCAACGAAACGAGGCGTCACGAGGCATCAGCCTGCGTCTGTTGACTTGATACGTGTGGTTTGGAAACGAAgggaagtaacgaagtacaaatacttgagtatttatttacagCTGATGCGTGTTGTATTTAGTATTTGAGTGGTTATCTTTAGCTAATTTTGCAGTTACTCCGTTCCCAACGCTAACAATTGCTATAGGAACACATTTTGATAGCATGAAatgtgcaaatggttgcaactcttggtaaaaaaaaaacaacaacaacaaaacatttgacgTATAACCGGTTCTTTTTCCTTATCTGTACAGTTAccataaattaataaaagaggaaactattttgtgtgctgAGATGTTCAAATTGGTTGGcctattgtattaaaaaaaaaaagtttttaaaaatgttgtacttGAGTACATGCGTTGACTTACTTTAACCTAAGTGGGCTACATGAGAGAAACTTCACTTCTACTTAAGTGTGAGTACCGCAATCAAATTCTGCTCAGGGCCCAACAAAGGCTTTGTATGCAGATTTGTAGCTTTAAAAGGTGAAATTGGAACGcaagatgtacagtatttgacacTCACGTGTACagagaaggcggcacggtgggcgactgatgggcacatccgcctcacagttgtgaggacccgggttcaaatcccggccccgcctgtgtggagtttgcatgttctccccgtgcctgcgtggggtttctccgggcactccggtttcctcccacatcccaaaaacatgcgtggtaggttgattgaagactctaaattgcccgtaggtgtgaacgtgagtgcgagtgtttgtttgtttgtttgtgccctgcgattggctggtgaccggttcagggtgtaccccgcttcctgcccgaagatagctgggatgggctccagcacgctcgcgaccccagtgaggagaagcggctcaggaaatggatggatggatggacgtgtaCAGAGACTATCATGTAACTTGACTGAGCCAGGTGCTGAATTCTGATATTATAACgcatatttaaataatatattttttttttaaaatcagtcaTAATATCCATTGACCTCATCGGTTGTATTAGCATGATGTCTGTATTGCAATAACGTACACACAACTTCCAATTCGCAAAGTCAGATGCTAATATAGGAACATATGGAGCCTTgaattatgaatttattttcgTCTCAATTACAGCCTCTCATGCagtaaaatattcatcaaaTTTGTATTAGTTATTATTCACAATACATTGGTCTTTATTTAGGTGCATGCATGAGTGAAATACAGTTCAGCTATCTTTAACCTTGAAAATACTCCTATTTTCatgcaaaaatacaatatcTGCAACGAAGGCCAAAATGTATATGGTCCGAGCAGGTTCCCCGTTTTATATTGCTACTTATGTCATTTACTTTGAAGAGTCGACTGTGCAATTCTCTTAGGAATCGTTTGAATGACAAAGCCAATTCTCTTATACGGATTTATGCAATGCACATTGGTGAAAATTGTTGCGATCAAGCACTCGAGCTTTTGCAAGAAACTTTTTCCATTACAGATTTCACATGGAACTATTTTTGTGACATGAATGACTCCTCAGatattgacacttttttttttttttttgacaggggGTAACGAAAGTCTGCTCAGTTTATAGGCCAAGTGTGatatcaaaacaaaattacaatacACTTTCTACCAGTTTAGAAGCTTCCCTACAGCTTTAGTGTGAACAGACAAAACTACTTAAAATTTCATCCTGATAAATGAAGTCTGGAGATagatccagctcacccacaataTAATTagaacaagtgctatagaaaacaTGGATGAAAGATGAAACATGGATTTCACTCAATGTGTCAATAATAATCTATTCAACTGATCTGACAGTCTGGTATCCAGCAGTATTGAAACATTTTAGACAATATATTTGGGgagccttaaaaataaaaaaaataaagaaatccatTTTTTACttcaacaaatgttttaaatacataatggATTAAACAGTGTTCATAAGgaggaaaaatataatttccaaGGACAACCACAgtattttttcatacaaaagtttgtgccaaaacaaaataatgtggGACTACAACATTCCTTGTGAGAAAATGTATCCCATTCTTTCCATCTCTCCATTTGGTGACACTAATACTGGGCCGAGTTTCCTTTTTTCCACCTTGCAGACTCCATTTCAACCATTCCACTGTGAACATCGCCTTATGACTCGCCATTTCACTAAGAACCGAGCCAAGGATCCGTCCTGTTTGTCCTGGAGATGAAAGCAATTTTCCGGGCCATTTCAGTGTCGTAGATACGCTTACAGTTCTCATAGTTCTTCCGCTGACGCTCTCTGCAGGGCTTCTCAAAGTAGCGCTTGCGCTTCACTGTCTCAATGATCCCATCTTGGGCCAGGATCCTGTAATATATGCTTAATGTCTGTCAATGCCGGAGATAAAcatatacaaaaagaaaataacatcatttcatttttagaGACATCTGAAGCGGGGTGTACACATAATTGAGCGTAATATGAGGAGTTTTGCTCTTTTCAGACGCCCGATTGTCAGATGTCacgaaaagattatcctgaaaGATTGTCTCGGGGTATGGGCCGTCCGGGGTGTGTCAAGAGGGATCTTTTCTGCCTCGCCTGCTCGATTGTGAGGGCTCACGATCACAAAAGTTACACGTTACATATTTAAGATTGCAAAACCTTAAGAGAGTTAGCCCGGCTTCTTCTATTTATTCTTCAACGAGTAGCCTACTCTTTTTTCCTTTGTATTTTCctgcagtctggatgcccaGTGGCGCAGACATCTGGTTTAGTGATTGTTGGTGGCGATAACACTTTGTGCGTGGCGTTGCAACATTCCAGGAATTTATCAAGTTGGAAACCTTACATGGGAATCAACGGTAATTCATGAGAATAAACTAGAAATGTGGGATCTTAAACATAGTGAGGGAAGATATATTTGATCATAATCTTGACTAAACCCAGATTTCATTCAAGTGCACTTAAATATCTATGCTATTCCTCCATCACATTCACATTATAGCACACTGCTTACTGCAGAGCTattgagactactacagtgtgTGTCCGAATGGGTATATGAGAGGCATATACTTTGTGTAATTTGTCGAAAGGCGCCTTATGAAGTTTATTCTTATTGACTTGCGTTCGTTTACGGGGCAGCGctaacacattcaatatggcggacgcactTACGTATCCCAGAAACGGGCCAACACGCTCGAGACTTTTGCGCAGGCGCAGTTGCGTGACATTGAGTAGTAGGACAGCTTAGCTCACGTTGGCT
This window of the Phyllopteryx taeniolatus isolate TA_2022b chromosome 21, UOR_Ptae_1.2, whole genome shotgun sequence genome carries:
- the ciarta gene encoding circadian associated repressor of transcription a, which translates into the protein MNQLGTSSQWPSYDLHPSTPNYILSESELTEDEADILSEGEEELGTCKALSGFEECFRGRLDKMYSRSKRAHHTVHVSGRTRYHLSPGAPARGSSPSAGDIAFTQKCTDLRKFICPLMELLHGLKTGRFDKGLTGFQQSVAMDRLQRILGILQRPEMGERYLHNLLQIEGMLKLWFPQVAPQPTVTLAQTFTPRLITHWRQNQLSMPVKKRKFTWSDSDYSGIDPPKKMIHLHESCPSVMPCTFSTGISGTTRKQGAPENERTASTEVNWTNRFALTNNTLSRLSRVHVKEETQEHEI
- the mrps21 gene encoding 28S ribosomal protein S21, mitochondrial; protein product: MARHLRFVARTVMVQDGNVDGAYKHLNRILAQDGIIETVKRKRYFEKPCRERQRKNYENCKRIYDTEMARKIAFISRTNRTDPWLGS